CAGAGCTAGCTTTCCAGAGGTCATCTTTGTAGTCAGTGAAGAGATGGGCAGCTCTGGATTGTCACTTGGGTGCAAGCATGCTGTGACTCACACTGGgaatttcccatttctttcccctGACAGGGGAGAAAACATAAAGAGGAAACCCCTAAATCATCTTTCTGGCTGTGGTAAAATCTGTGACTTGTACTCCTGAGTAACCATTCACTGAAAGAATTCTTACACTTAGTTCTTTCTGAGCAGCAAGATGGAGAACTATGCAATTTTTTCTATGCACATCAAACAAATACTGTGACTGCTGATCCAAAGGACTTGTTTCCAGTATGATCATGATGTAGATACAGAACCTGCTGGGAAATTCAGGGTTGTCTTCTGCTGAAAGGACTGAGATGGGACTAGACAGACAAGAAAAGGAATGTGGGCTGGTTCGTTTTTAGCTTGCTAGTAGTGGACTCTACAAAGAACTTCCTagccagaagaaaatatttgctcaaATGATGTAATCCACTCATAATGTAATCCTCTCATACTGTCTAGCATAGTCACTCTGAATCtttctaaataaagaaatgaattctttttcttttctttttctgtttttttttccccataaaaaaACTAATGCCACATTATGTagtctttcagttttaattcaaACATATACGATAGAATGGCTTTTGAAATAAGGGGGAAAGCAACAGAAGCTGGCAGAGGCTGGAGGGGATGAGCTGAAGCTGAGATCATTGATTGTCATTAGTCTTCGGTCTGAGAAGAAATGGCTTGTAGATACTATGGGCAAGTTTGTTTGAAACAAGGGATAATTCAGTTATTGATATGATGCAATCAACATTTATAACTTCTCCTTTTAGCTGTGTAAGAAAAGATCCATTACCCTTCCTTCTATTGCTGTTCCAAGAAATAGTACacttaaataaaattaagaaaaggagACCTTTCTTCACAACCATATCCACAGTCGCAAGCACAGTGAAATAAACActtccagcacagagccaggaaGGCCACCTGCTAGTAAGCAATCACTGATGACAATCTCAGACCCAAAATGAATGGGGCTGGGCTGGAACACGAGCCTGGGCAGGGAGAAGTTGTAGAGCAGGGGAGGTGGGGCCGGTAGGAGCTACGCTTCCTGGAAGTCGTCAGCACCCTGGAGAGCGGCCTCGGCCGCGGGGCTCCGGGACGGAGGTCCCCATTCTCAGCGGTCCCCGTTCTCAGGGGTCCCCTCTTGCTCTCCAAGGGCAAAGCAAAGGCTGAAGTTCCATATCACATGGGAAAGCTTGTCGTTCATTCCCACCGGCGGTTTGATCCGAGCTGCTAGCAGCTTTCTCTCCTGCCACTGACATTGACACAAGTTTTGGGTAACAGGAAGCACTGTGTTTATTAGGATTTGGGTTTTTTCCACCGTGGGCTTCATACGATATACCCAGAAGTTCAATTCGCTGATAATTTCTGATTCAGAGGTGATTTTGACGGTAGAGGTCAGAAAAGTTCACTCTGTCTTCCAGCTCTATTTCCTTGATGATAACATTACTACCGCAGTGTGGCCAGCTGAGGAACTGCTCTCCTTGAGAAACCTCAAGTAACCCCTCCTTGttcttttatgcttttcaataattgaagaaattaaagaaaggaggaaactCAGATAGTGACAGCCCTAGACAGCCAGGCTGGGCTGAATGTGGAGCCAATTTAGAATTTCTTTGCCTGATACCACTGTCTCCTTAGCACCCTATTTCTCCCTCAGCTAGATTTTTGCAGGGACTTGAAAAGTGACGTGGTTTTGTTCACTTGGGATGGGAGTAGTCAGCAATGATTGCtgttgcccagtgatgtggttgatgccccatgcCTAGAAACTTTCAAAGTGAGGCTGGGTAaggtcctgggcaacctgatctagctgtggtaTATCTGTGCATTGCTgtggagttggactaggtggcctccagaggtcccttccaactctaaggattttacgattctgtggttctatggtTCATATCCAGAGGTAAGAGCTAAGCAAGCCAGAGCTGATCTTGTCTTGGGAAAGCTCTCAAGGTTCATGCAGTTCTATATTTCTAGCTGGGAGCTGAGCCTTATTCTATGTTTACAAAATGAATGCTGACCCCTGCATCAGACTTCCTGCTGGGACACAGGCAGAGAATGGGTCGTGGTTATGGTTCTCCTCCACTGGCTCCATTTTTATCTGTGATGTATCTAGAAACTTCAATCAGATTCTCATCAGGGTCTCGGAAGTATACAGATGTTATTGGACCCACAGCACCAGTCCTGGCCACGGGACCTTCTTCAATGGCCACTCCACAAgcctggaaggaaaaataagagcaGGTTTTCAATCCTCAAGGGAACTGTAAAAGATTCCAGTCTTGCAAATATGAGAAAATCCTGACATTCCCCAAAACACAGACCTTGAAAGTGTCACTTGTGAGGCTCTGGCTTAATGCCTCCCAGGGTTACAAGGATTTGTGTCTATTCTGAGCCTTCCTTACCTTCAGATGACCCAGGAGATGGTCCAGAGATTCCTCTGTGATAAGGCAGATATCTGCAGAGCCAGGAACTGGGCATCGAGCTTTGGGTTCAAACTCCTTCCCAACTTCATGCAGGTTAAACTTCTGGTTGCCAAAACGTAAAGCTTTACGATTTCCCTGTCcccaaagaaaagaatcaaTCTCCAGTGAGACGGAAGCTTTTAGCATCCCCTCAGCTGTCCTTCAGACTTGAAAGTCCCGAGAACATGGCTGTAACCCTGATAACTTTGGGCCCTTGCTGTGGCAACTCAAGGCAAGAAGTGGCTCTAAAATGAGCCTTGCATTCATGATGCAGTGACCCAGTGAAGTCCCATGGCCACAGGTAACTACTTCCAAGATCTGATGGTACAAGTGCTCAGTTCTGGGAATCCTGCCTGTGAGACAGCCCCACAAATAATGCACATCTTGAGAACAACAGAGTGAACAAAATTGAGGTAGTCAGAAGACACTGAGGTTTGGGCACCTCTTTGCAGATGATCAAGATTTCTGCAAGCTTACATAGCAACTCAGTGCCAAGCTCTATGGAAATGCAAGGTGGTGAGTTGTTATTTGTGCCCACCCGAAAAACAAATCATTGTTCACTGCAAACCTGGAATGTGAATGGAACTGATTTTAAGAGACCTGATGGAGCAGGAGACAATGAAATAGGTTTTGGAGTTAACAAGGTGCAGTGGATATGTTCAAAAGATGCCCTATGATTAGGCAAGAGATGCACTAGTGTTGTTCTGAAAAAGCTTAACTATCCTGTCTTAGGTTTGCCAGTGGACCCTCAGCACAAGAACAAttcagagctgttggagaggtTTAAGAGAAGGctcatgaagatgatcaaaggtctggagcacttctcctatgaagacaggctgagggagctgcatttgtttagcctggagaagagaaggctccagggacACCTCATtgaggccttccagtatttgaagggagcttataagcaagAGAGGGACTAACTTTTTACATGGCATTgtaatgataggacaaggggaaatggctttgaactaaaagaggggaaatttaggttagatgtcagaaagaaatactttacttagagggtggtgaggcactgagaGAGGCTGCCCAAAGAAATTGTGGATAcctcatccctggaagtgctcaaggccaggggcagcctgagctggtgggggaaGCCAGTCCATGGTAGAGGATTGGAACTGGGTGtgctttaaggtcccttccaacccaaccattctgtgattctatgaaatatcaAAACAAGAGTTTTTGTTTGAGTTTGAGTGGTCTTCTTCAGTCTTAGATATTGTTTTTCAGtaagattttctccttttctgggGGGAGAGGTGTCACTTTGGCTCCTTCTGCAGTGTGGTTTGAACCTCTCTTTGACTCAGCTTGACACTATTGAGACTCAGAACTTAATGGCCTGAATCTTGTGCTGGTTCTACCATGCCCACACTATAGAAATGACCCAGAGCCTCCACTAGATCCACAAGGACCACACACCAGTCCAGGACTGCATCTCCAAGTCCTAGAGACCTAAGACTTGCTTGACGTCCCTGTTACCTTGAAAGTCACCACCTCCATACCCAGAACTTTGGAATAAAAGGCAGCAGTGTCCTCAATGCTCTTAACAGTCAACACAAGGTGGTCCAGGTGCCGGATGAAACATTGGGGTGGACTCATTACTCTCTTCCAGGACATATCCTCTCAGAACTGGGAACAGAgtgcaaaaccacagaaaatgaaggttAGGAACATCCAGCTACTTAGGAAAACGATCCAGGCAGTTGTGAACTGAACCATGAATGGAGCACAAATGGCTTTTCTTCTGGCCTGCAGGTGGCACAAGTACAGAAGCattacattttctgctttagaaGGGCCTCAGACAACTCCTTACCTCTGGAAGGATGTGTCAGATCCCCTGGCTGGGGCCACATCTGGAGAACTAACTGGATCACTTCATTTATGGCTGAGCTCCCCAGGAAACCTGTGTGCACTGGGGATAGACCATGTGTGTTAAACTTCCCTCCCACCCTTTCTTGGTGTCCACTCCAGAGACTGGGAACGTCTTTGCACCACACTATGGAAAATAAGTGGATTTAGTTCTGACAGCTTGATTAGGTACTTGAGGGAGGAgaaattttgattttgttttagttttggtCAATTTTACCTGTAGAAAACCAAGCTGTGGAAACTAGGAGGGTTGTGACAATAGCAATGAAGTCAAGTTTCCTTTAAATCACTAACAGCTTACctacatttatttctctctctcaaaaagccccaaatcctGACACAAAAGATAATTCACTTTTTTGAAAGCCTTGCTACATTCTCCATTTACATCCCTGTGCAAGGGAAGCCCAACTCTCCTGCTGCCTCTTAGGGAAATAAattgatggaaaataaacactATTAACACAAAGGCAGCACCAAGAAGcacaaaataggaaaacaagCCATGACACTGACACcttttttgccttgttttttgCCTTCAGACTCATTTCAGAAGCAAGCAGTGTGTGAAGCTGATACCAGAGGTTCATGGAAGTAGCATGCAGACATGGGGAGTTTGACTGCCTTGATTGGAAATGGGACTTGGCTTTCTCTTGTATGCTGAGTTCATATCATCTGGCATTGCCCTTCTGTAGCAGAGTACGTGTGAAATGGCTGGCAAAGCCCTGCTGACAGTGTAAAACCAGTCACAGCTTCACCAGGACATCACACCCCTGCAATCACAGGAACACACTGTACTTCTTGTCACAGGTAGCACTGAGTTGTTGACAACCTCACCTCCAATCTGACTTGACTCTGAACCTCCACAAAGCCCTTTCCTCCCAGCAGGTTCTCTCGGGTGCTCCTCAGCCGCATGAGCCCTTTTGTCCCAGTTGCAGCAAACTTCCCCAAGACCTTCCTGTCCCTTGTGAGCTACAAGCTTGTTGGCCCTTCTGTAAACACAAGGGAACCAGGCTGCAAAAAGAGGCTGTGTACCTGAAGGAAAGGCGGAGAGCTGGGTGAGCTGGTGCTGGATTTACAATTGtccttttcctgctgcctggAGCTGAGTAGTGCGAGGAGACACGTCACAGCAGAAAGGggaagacagtgaaaaaaagtGCTTGGAAACAGGAACTGTGAGCACTGCTCCCTACAGAGATGTACTTTGACCTGACGCTGGGAAACACCAGCCACACATGACTTACCTTTCCCTTCACTAGGGAAAGCTGTGTTCATGTGCTAAATTCAAGCACATTGTTGAGCCTGGGGCTCAGACTGGGGTGACAGACTATTAAGAAGATGGTAAGCTTGTTCCTAGAGAAGTCATagcaagcagctgcagcagcctccttcccctgcagcaATCAACATTGCTCTTTAACTCTTTGCCTCCAGGATCATTTTATCAGGTTCATTAGAAATGCATCAGGTGGCCTGATTTACAGGGCAACAAATCCAAAGCCTATCTGTAAAAAGAAGTATGGACAAGGTCATCCTGCTCAGGGAAGGGAGAGGTGGTTGTCTTCACTGGAGAAGACTGCATGGAAAAGGAGATTGACACCTGGGCTGGAAAATGGTCCCTACCTGTTTTGATGCTTCAGGGGGTTCTTTGAAATCAAACCATCCAAATAGCGTGAtcaatgcttttatttgctttgattGACACTTTGCATTGAACCAAGCAGTTCAAGGCCTTCAGCTTTTTACAGTTAAGGCTATCCTATATTTGGATAATATGTTGGCTTCCAGGTCATCAACACAGGATGCAAGAATTATGTAAAAGCCattgttaaaaaacaaaaatataacatCAAACTGTAACATTCTAATGGGAG
This region of Coturnix japonica isolate 7356 chromosome 4, Coturnix japonica 2.1, whole genome shotgun sequence genomic DNA includes:
- the GLOD5 gene encoding glyoxalase domain-containing protein 5; the protein is MSWKRVMSPPQCFIRHLDHLVLTVKSIEDTAAFYSKVLGMEVVTFKGNRKALRFGNQKFNLHEVGKEFEPKARCPVPGSADICLITEESLDHLLGHLKACGVAIEEGPVARTGAVGPITSVYFRDPDENLIEVSRYITDKNGASGGEP